From one Humulus lupulus chromosome 8, drHumLupu1.1, whole genome shotgun sequence genomic stretch:
- the LOC133796943 gene encoding CBS domain-containing protein CBSX5-like: MAVSLLSHEVSDLCLAKPALRSLAVTATVADALAALKTSDEAFISVWDCNHSPESLTGGDFHECRCIGKVSMVDVICYLCKDENVLSPSAALKAPLSNILSKIPGLVIHLEPSSSLLDAIDLILQGAQNLVVPIKRRLGSNSRRKHQPKSGVTAAATTIHGGGLEFCWITQEDVVRFLLSSIGLFSPILAISIEALGIINPDVLSTDYHAPAISSIDLISRSLANQTSVAVVDADGFLIGEISSFTLTCCDESVAAAIATLTSGDLMAYIDGGGPPEDLVRVVNQRLEERTLEGMLEYFNTISSGNQSTLSFSSSSDEESSLSPKTTLSRSSSARLGRSASYSARMVRRVEAIVCHRESSLVAVMIQAIAHRVNYVWVIEDDCSLIGIVTFSEILKVFREYTMA; encoded by the exons ATGGCAGTGAGCTTGTTATCACATGAGGTATCCGATCTCTGTCTGGCCAAGCCGGCGCTGAGGTCTCTTGCCGTCACAGCCACCGTTGCCGACGCCTTGGCCGCCTTGAAAACCTCCGACGAGGCCTTCATCAGTGTATGGGACTGCAACCACTCACCGGAGTCCCTCACCGGCGGCGACTTCCATGAGTGCAGGTGTATTGGAAAGGTGTCCATGGTTGATGTGATATGCTATCTCTGTAAAGATGAGAACGTCTTGTCCCCTTCTGCTGCCTTGAAAGCACCCCTCTCTAATATCTTGTCTAAGATTCCAGGACTCGTCATACATTTGGAACCATCTTCCAG CTTGTTGGATGCCATTGATTTGATACTCCAAGGAGCTCAAAACTTAGTTGTACCCATCAAGAGAAGACTGGGTAGCAACTCCAGAAGAAAACACCAGCCAAAAAGCGGCGTCACGGCCGCCGCGACCACCATTCACGGCGGCGGTCTGGAATTTTGCTGGATAACGCAAGAAGACGTAGTTCGGTTCCTCCTGAGCTCAATCGGACTCTTCTCCCCAATCTTGGCCATTTCCATCGAAGCTCTCGGAATCATCAACCCCGACGTTCTCTCCACCGATTACCATGCGCCGGCGATCTCCTCCATCGATCTCATCTCCCGCTCACTCGCTAATCAGACCTCCGTGGCAGTCGTCGACGCCGACGGTTTTCTTATCGGCGAGATCTCGTCGTTCACGCTCACTTGCTGCGACGAAAGCGTGGCCGCGGCGATTGCGACGCTTACCTCTGGTGATCTGATGGCTTACATTGACGGCGGAGGTCCACCGGAGGATCTAGTTAGAGTTGTGAATCAGAGATTAGAAGAGAGGACTCTAGAAGGAATGTTAGAGTATTTCAATACAATTTCGAGTGGAAACCAATCAACGTTGTCGTTTTCGTCTTCTTCAGACGAAGAATCGTCTTTATCTCCGAAGACGACATTGTCGAGGTCTTCGTCGGCGAGGTTAGGCCGATCAGCGAGCTACTCGGCGAGGATGGTGAGGAGAGTGGAGGCGATCGTTTGCCATCGGGAGAGCTCGCTGGTTGCGGTGATGATTCAGGCTATAGCTCACCGAGTAAACTACGTGTGGGTGATCGAAGATGACTGTAGCTTGATCGGAATCGTCACATTTTCCGAGATTTTGAAGGTTTTCCGGGAATATACAATGGCATAG